Proteins encoded together in one Pectinophora gossypiella chromosome 20, ilPecGoss1.1, whole genome shotgun sequence window:
- the LOC126376325 gene encoding probable fatty acid-binding protein, which translates to MDQYIGKKYKLKTSDNFEDYLKFVDIGLISRKTAVAVSPTAVLTSNADGSYTWTMSTSFRTVTMTFREGEEFVEERADGVKVKSLIQFEDDKMIQTQTEDNGRKSIHVRIFTPETLTVITTAEGWNGKCTRVYELVK; encoded by the exons ATGGACCAATACataggaaaaaaatataaactaaaaacttCAGACAATTTTGAGGATTACCTGAAATTCGTTG ATATCGGCCTGATCAGCCGGAAGACAGCAGTGGCAGTGAGCCCGACGGCGGTGTTGACCAGCAACGCTGATGGCAGCTACACGTGGACGATGAGCACCAGCTTCCGAACGGTCACCATGACCTTCAGAGAGGGCGAGGAGTTTGTCGAGGAGAGAGCTGACGGCGTAAAG GTGAAGTCGCTGATACAGTTCGAGGATGACAAGATGATCCAGACACAGACCGAAGATAACGGCAGGAAGTCCATACACGTGCGGATATTCACCCCGGAGACATTAACTGTG ATAACCACGGCAGAAGGATGGAACGGAAAGTGCACGCGAGTTTACGAATTAGTGAAATGA